Proteins encoded by one window of Dreissena polymorpha isolate Duluth1 chromosome 11, UMN_Dpol_1.0, whole genome shotgun sequence:
- the LOC127850422 gene encoding bone morphogenetic protein receptor type-1B-like, whose translation MATQSRRRTRFFLDLILMIFLFILCLDFSMGLRCYCSPCHEKDFNNTCLAPPNSMCFAVIRMVNENGERIHELAYGCLPGFEGGTTMQCQISLVPHSTPTAIECCDDRDRCNEGVKPVYVERSTTTNPETVPSQYTGPQNMTQVALLLSLVVCFAVLVITATIFYLRFRKRDQDRENMLQDIEKKGILIPHDETLSDMIDQSSGSGSGLPLLVQRTIAKQIQLVKSIGKGRYGEVYKAKWRGENVAVKIFLTTEEASWFRETELYQTVLLRHDNILGFIAADIKGTGSWTQLFLITDYHDNGSLYDYLTENTLDCHDMLLMSHSIACGLSHLHNEIFGTRGKPAIAHRDIKTKNILVKRDGSCCIADLGLAVKYVSETNEVDVATNTRQGTKRYMPPEVLDESINVYSFDAYRQGDMYSFGLCVWELAKRTIIGGVVEEQVIPYQDLVPSDPSFEDMKVVVCDNKQRPDISERWMQDDIMKVVTKVMTECWSGNPAGRLTSLRVKKTLAKLEEILQATEKIERLKAIQP comes from the exons GTATGGGTTTGCGGTGCTATTGCAGTCCATGCCATGAAAAAGATTTCAACAATACATGTCTGGCCCCTCCGAATAGTATGTGCTTCGCTGTGATTAGAATGGTGAATGAAAATGGAGAAAGAATACATGAACTTGCCTATGGATGTCTACCAGGATTTGAAGGAGGAACTACCATGCAG TGCCAGATCAGTTTGGTTCCTCACAGTACCCCAACTGCCATTGAATGTTGTGATGACAGGGACAGATGTAATGAGGGTGTGAAGCCAGTCTATGTAGAAAGGTCCACCACTACAAATCCAG AAACTGTCCCGAGCCAGTACACCGGTCCTCAGAACATGACCCAGGTTGCCCTCCTCCTGTCTCTAGTGGTCTGCTTTGCTGTACTGGTGATCACTGCCACAATATTCTATCTCAG GTTCCGCAAGCGAGACCAGGACCGGGAGAACATGCTTCAAGACATCGAGAAGAAAGGCATTCTGATTCCCCACGATGAGACCCTCTCTGACATGATTGACCAGTCGTCAGGCAGCGGATCAGGACTTCCTCTGCTG GTTCAAAGAACAATAGCCAAGCAGATTCAGCTGGTAAAGTCCATTGGAAAGGGCCGATATGGTGAGGTATACAAGGCCAAATGGCGCGGAGAAAATGTGGCCGTGAAGATCTTCCTGACCACGGAGGAGGCCAGCTGGTTTAGGGAGACGGAACTGTACCAGACTGTGCTACTGCGGCACGATAATATACTGG GGTTCATAGCTGCGGACATCAAGGGTACCGGCTCATGGACCCAGCTCTTCCTTATCACTGATTACCATGACAACGGTTCCCTGTACGACTACCTGACAGAGAACACCCTCGACTGCCACGACATGCTGCTCATGTCGCATTCCATCGCATGTGGTCTCTCTCATCTTCACAATGAGATATTCGGCACTAGAG GCAAACCAGCCATTGCTCACAGAGACATCAAAACCAAGAACATACTTGTGAAGAGAGACGGCAGTTGCTGCATAGCAGATCTGGGGCTGGCTGTGAAATATGTCAG CGAAACAAACGAGGTGGATGTTGCTACGAATACTCGTCAGGGAACAAAGCGTTACATGCCTCCCGAGGTTCTAGATGAGTCCATTAATGTGTACTCATTTGACGCCTACAGGCAGGGAGATATGTATTCATTTGGCCTCTGCGTGTGGGAATTAGCTAAACGAACAATTATTGGAG GTGTTGTGGAGGAGCAGGTTATACCCTACCAAGATCTTGTGCCATCAGACCCAAGCTTTGAAGACATGAAAGTTGTAGTGTGCGACAACAAGCAGAGACCAGATATCTCAGAAAGATGGATGCAAGATGAC ATAATGAAGGTGGTTACCAAGGTGATGACAGAATGTTGGAGCGGCAATCCAGCAGGCCGACTCACTTCTCTCCGTGTGAAAAAGACTCTTGCAAAGCTGGAAGAGATATTGCAAGCAACAGAAAAAATTGAGAGACTAAAAGCCATTCAGCCTTGA